One Pectobacterium polaris DNA window includes the following coding sequences:
- the recC gene encoding exodeoxyribonuclease V subunit gamma, whose translation MFRIYHSNQLDILKRLMVELIKRQPLADPFQQEVILVQSPGMAQWLQIELAGHFGIAANIQFPLPGVFLWNMCRHVLPDIPKESAFSKDAMTWKLMHLLPDLLAQPDFAALNHYLQDDDNQRKLHQLAGRVADLFDQYLIYRPEWIKAWQEGKQVDDLGGNQLWQSALWRALVGYTRELAQPEWHHAILYQRFITALEQAKTCPKGLPPRVFICGISALPPIYLQALNALARHIDVHLLFTNPCRHYWSDIQDYKFLAKLKARNRRLHRFDGEQTDETRPLFRNPSQAETLFNDDGKQSINNPLLASWGKLGRDNLYLLAELDNVQEIDAFVESDGENLLQTLQRDILELEDHAVVAVSHETQNTSMQKRLLTLDDRSIDFHACHSPQREVEVLHDRLLAMMADDPELMPRDVIVMMADIDSYTPFIQAVFGNAPDNRYLPFAISDQRARHAHPALQAVISLLDLPTSRFTAEQVLALLEVPALAARFGIQEEGLRRLRLWVVESGVRWGLDDDNVRDLMLPPTGQHTWRFGLTRMLLGYAMDSQVGDWQGVLPYDESSGLIAELAGQLAELLMQIHHWRQRLSQPRVLVDWLPLCRELIETFFDADSETEAALALVEKQWQHVIGMGTMAHYPQQVPISRLRDELSRRLDQERLSQRFLAGSINFCTLMPMRSIPFKVVCLLGMNDGVYPRTLPPLGFDLMGRKIKRGDRSRRDDDRYLFLEALLSAQHKLYISYIGRSIQDNTRRYPSVLVSELTEYIAQSYVLPGDEALDIDSSAERVVKHLCREHSRMPFDANNFLSAPQPLSFAAEWLAAANQKGEAQPDFDREALSERASDRDVSLDDLKRFYRHPVRAFFQLRLGVSFMLHSDELLDEEPFVVDSLNRYQLNSELLNTLINEGDTEKLYRRARAAGELPYGAFGEIYWQEQQQEMAQLAARVRDELMPSLSASREVDILLDGVRISGWLNQVQPDGLLRWRPGTLSMKDGITLWLEHLAYCATGGQGESRLYGREDTAWRFAALSEAQAREHLSVMLDGYRQGMNKPLLLLNKAGSAWLAECYDRESDSLRSDEEAQNKARARLLQAWQGNMGMRGEGEDYYLQRIIRELDEKRMNEVIEAAQIWLLPPFRSNLA comes from the coding sequence ATGTTTAGAATCTATCACTCCAATCAGTTGGATATCTTGAAAAGACTGATGGTTGAGTTGATAAAACGTCAGCCGCTTGCGGATCCCTTCCAGCAGGAAGTGATTTTAGTTCAAAGTCCGGGGATGGCGCAGTGGCTGCAAATTGAACTGGCTGGACACTTCGGGATTGCTGCCAATATTCAATTCCCGCTGCCCGGTGTTTTTTTGTGGAATATGTGTCGCCATGTGCTGCCGGATATTCCAAAAGAAAGCGCCTTCAGCAAGGATGCAATGACGTGGAAGCTCATGCATTTGCTGCCCGATTTGTTGGCACAGCCTGATTTTGCAGCCCTTAACCACTATTTGCAGGATGATGATAACCAGCGCAAGCTGCATCAGCTTGCCGGACGCGTAGCGGATCTTTTCGATCAATACCTGATTTATCGCCCGGAATGGATCAAGGCATGGCAAGAAGGGAAACAGGTTGACGATCTTGGCGGGAACCAGCTGTGGCAGTCGGCGCTGTGGCGTGCGTTGGTGGGCTACACTCGAGAGCTGGCGCAGCCCGAATGGCACCATGCGATTTTGTATCAACGCTTTATTACTGCGTTAGAACAGGCAAAAACGTGCCCGAAAGGCCTGCCGCCACGTGTTTTTATCTGCGGCATTTCGGCGTTACCCCCCATCTATTTACAGGCGTTGAACGCGCTGGCGCGTCATATTGATGTGCACCTGCTATTTACCAATCCCTGCCGCCATTACTGGAGTGACATTCAGGATTATAAATTTCTGGCGAAGCTAAAAGCCCGCAACCGCCGCTTACATCGCTTTGACGGCGAGCAGACTGATGAAACTCGTCCGCTCTTTCGCAATCCCTCGCAGGCAGAAACATTGTTCAACGACGACGGTAAACAGTCGATTAATAACCCGCTGCTGGCATCGTGGGGAAAGCTGGGGCGCGATAACCTTTATCTGCTGGCTGAGTTGGATAACGTGCAGGAGATCGACGCCTTTGTTGAGTCGGATGGCGAAAACCTGTTGCAAACCTTGCAGCGCGATATTCTTGAGCTGGAAGACCACGCAGTGGTGGCTGTTAGCCATGAAACGCAGAACACCAGCATGCAAAAACGCCTGCTGACACTCGACGATCGTTCGATCGATTTCCACGCTTGCCACAGCCCGCAGCGAGAGGTTGAAGTGCTTCACGATCGGCTGCTGGCCATGATGGCCGACGATCCTGAACTGATGCCGCGTGATGTCATTGTGATGATGGCGGATATCGACAGCTATACGCCGTTTATTCAGGCGGTGTTTGGCAACGCGCCAGATAACCGCTACCTGCCTTTTGCCATCTCCGATCAGCGTGCGCGACATGCGCATCCCGCCTTGCAGGCGGTAATCAGCCTGCTGGATTTACCGACGAGCCGTTTTACGGCGGAACAGGTTCTGGCATTGCTTGAAGTGCCTGCGCTGGCTGCGCGTTTCGGTATTCAGGAAGAAGGGCTACGGCGTCTGCGCCTGTGGGTCGTGGAATCAGGTGTGCGCTGGGGATTGGATGACGACAACGTGCGCGATCTGATGCTGCCGCCAACAGGGCAGCATACGTGGCGTTTCGGCCTGACGAGAATGTTGCTGGGCTATGCAATGGACAGCCAGGTCGGCGACTGGCAAGGCGTGCTGCCTTATGATGAATCCAGCGGCCTGATTGCCGAACTGGCCGGTCAACTGGCCGAACTGCTGATGCAGATCCACCATTGGCGTCAGCGCCTGTCTCAGCCGCGCGTGCTTGTCGACTGGCTACCGCTGTGTCGAGAGTTGATCGAAACCTTCTTTGATGCTGACAGTGAGACCGAAGCGGCGTTGGCATTGGTGGAAAAACAGTGGCAGCACGTGATTGGTATGGGCACGATGGCGCATTATCCGCAACAGGTGCCGATCTCCCGGTTACGTGATGAACTGTCGCGGCGTCTCGATCAGGAGCGGCTCAGCCAGCGTTTTCTGGCTGGATCGATCAATTTTTGTACGCTGATGCCGATGCGTTCCATCCCGTTCAAGGTTGTGTGTTTGCTGGGCATGAATGACGGCGTTTATCCTCGAACGCTGCCACCGCTCGGGTTCGATCTGATGGGGCGGAAAATCAAGCGCGGTGACCGTAGTCGACGTGATGATGACCGCTATCTGTTTCTTGAGGCGCTTCTGTCGGCGCAGCACAAACTCTATATCAGCTATATCGGGCGCTCAATTCAGGATAATACGCGTCGCTATCCTTCTGTATTGGTCAGCGAACTGACTGAATATATCGCACAAAGTTACGTCCTGCCGGGCGATGAGGCGCTGGATATCGATAGCAGTGCGGAGCGCGTGGTGAAGCACCTTTGCCGCGAACATAGCCGTATGCCTTTTGATGCGAATAACTTCCTGTCTGCACCGCAGCCGTTGAGCTTTGCGGCAGAGTGGCTAGCGGCGGCGAACCAAAAAGGGGAAGCTCAGCCTGATTTCGATCGCGAAGCGCTGTCCGAAAGAGCGAGTGATAGGGATGTCAGCCTGGACGATCTGAAACGTTTTTATCGTCATCCTGTGCGAGCCTTTTTTCAACTGCGGCTTGGCGTGAGTTTTATGCTGCACAGCGATGAGCTGTTGGATGAAGAGCCCTTTGTGGTTGATAGCCTTAACCGCTATCAATTGAATAGCGAGTTGCTTAATACCTTGATTAATGAAGGCGATACCGAAAAACTGTATCGCCGTGCCAGAGCTGCGGGTGAGTTGCCCTATGGCGCGTTCGGCGAAATTTACTGGCAGGAACAGCAGCAGGAGATGGCGCAGTTGGCTGCGCGTGTGCGTGATGAACTAATGCCGTCGCTGTCGGCGAGTCGGGAAGTGGATATTCTCCTCGACGGTGTGCGTATCAGCGGCTGGCTGAATCAGGTGCAGCCGGATGGTTTGCTGCGCTGGCGTCCCGGCACGCTTTCCATGAAGGATGGCATTACGCTGTGGTTGGAGCATCTGGCCTACTGTGCAACGGGCGGGCAGGGTGAAAGCCGCCTGTATGGGCGGGAAGATACGGCGTGGCGCTTTGCTGCCTTGTCGGAAGCGCAGGCCAGAGAGCATCTGTCTGTCATGCTGGATGGCTATCGTCAGGGAATGAACAAGCCGCTGTTATTGCTCAATAAAGCGGGGAGCGCCTGGCTGGCTGAATGTTACGATCGTGAAAGCGATAGCCTGCGGTCGGATGAGGAAGCGCAGAACAAAGCGCGCGCCCGTTTACTGCAAGCCTGGCAGGGCAATATGGGAATGCGGGGTGAAGGTGAGGATTATTACCTGCAACGCATTATTCGTGAGTTGGACGAAAAGCGAATGAATGAGGTGATTGAAGCGGCGCAAATCTGGCTACTGCCACCGTTCCGCTCTAATCTGGCGTGA
- the ptrA gene encoding pitrilysin yields the protein MRKQWVWITGWFLLFTFWLPASWAETGWQPLAQTIRKSEKDPRQYQAIKLDNGMTVLLVSDPQAPKSLASLALPIGSLDDPNNQLGLAHYLEHMVLMGSKRYPEPEALSEFLKKHGGSHNASTASYRTAFYLEVENDALRPAVDRMADAIAEPLLDPVNADRERNAVNAELTMARSRDGHRMAQVGAETLNPAHPSARFSGGNLETLSDKPGSKLHDELVKFYQQYYSANLMKGVIYSNQPLPELAKLAVDTFGRIPNHNASVPAVTVPVATEKQRGVMIHYVPAQPRKQLRIEFRVSDISQAFRSKTDTYISYLIGNRSQNTLSDWLQKEGLVESIGAGSSPIIDRNGGMFAISASLTDKGLAQRDEVIAAIFRYLQQIRTEGIQQRYFDEIAHVLDLDFRYPSISRDMDYIEWLVDTMLRVPVEHTLDAQYVADRYDPKAIAARLDEMTPQNARVWVISPNEPHNKVAYFVDAPYEMNKIPSATFAKWKTLGQKMSLSLPTINPYIPDDFSLIKADKAMTKPTLLLNQPGLRVLYMPSHYFADEPKAEITLFLRNQEARSTARNQVLFALNDYLAGLALDELSYQASIGGISFSTRSNDGLVISANGYTQHLPRLLLTLADGYASFISTEAQLEQAKSWYIQQLDAVEKSKAFEQALQPVQAISQLPYFERAERRNLLKDIRLQDVVNYRKDLLQKATPEMLVVGNLAPEKVTELANTLKAHLKAGGENLSRSDDVKVSKPQLANLQRPGSSTDSALAAVYVPTGYSETESMAYSSVLGQIVQPWFYSQLRTEEQLGYAVFAFPTTVGRQMGIAFLLQSNSKQPAYLYQRYEDFYLKAQKRLREMSKEEFEQYKQGVMNELSQRPQTLGEEASRLRRDLDRENFAFDSREKLLEQIKPLTVTQLADFFQKALKPEGLAILSQVSGSHHGKADYAAPKGWHTYADASSLQKTLPREKAPVMIPAPVASEAVGKVSAE from the coding sequence ATGCGTAAACAGTGGGTCTGGATTACCGGGTGGTTTCTTTTATTCACATTCTGGCTTCCGGCGAGTTGGGCTGAGACGGGCTGGCAGCCGCTGGCTCAGACGATTCGAAAAAGCGAAAAAGATCCGCGGCAATATCAGGCGATCAAACTGGATAATGGAATGACCGTTCTGCTGGTTTCCGATCCGCAGGCACCCAAATCGTTGGCATCACTGGCGCTGCCTATTGGCTCGCTGGACGATCCCAATAATCAACTGGGATTAGCGCATTACCTCGAACACATGGTGCTGATGGGATCGAAACGTTACCCTGAGCCAGAGGCGCTGTCCGAGTTTTTGAAAAAGCATGGCGGTAGTCATAATGCCAGCACGGCGTCTTACCGCACGGCTTTTTATCTGGAAGTGGAAAATGATGCGCTGCGACCAGCCGTAGATCGGATGGCGGATGCGATTGCGGAACCGCTGCTCGATCCGGTGAATGCCGATCGTGAGCGTAACGCGGTCAATGCGGAATTAACCATGGCGCGTTCGCGCGACGGTCACCGCATGGCGCAGGTGGGGGCGGAAACGCTGAACCCAGCGCACCCAAGCGCGCGTTTTTCGGGGGGGAATCTTGAAACCCTGAGCGATAAACCCGGCAGCAAACTGCATGATGAGCTGGTGAAGTTCTATCAGCAATACTACTCCGCCAACCTGATGAAAGGGGTGATTTACAGCAATCAACCTCTGCCTGAACTGGCGAAACTGGCAGTTGATACATTCGGGCGCATTCCTAATCACAACGCCAGCGTTCCTGCGGTGACCGTTCCTGTGGCGACGGAAAAGCAGCGCGGCGTAATGATTCACTATGTTCCTGCTCAGCCAAGAAAACAGCTGCGCATTGAGTTTCGCGTCAGCGATATTAGCCAGGCGTTTCGCAGTAAGACGGATACCTATATTAGCTATCTGATCGGCAACCGTAGCCAGAATACGCTCTCTGACTGGTTGCAAAAGGAAGGGCTGGTTGAGTCTATCGGGGCGGGTTCTTCGCCGATCATTGACCGTAACGGCGGCATGTTCGCTATTTCAGCCTCGCTGACCGATAAAGGTCTGGCACAGCGTGATGAAGTGATTGCTGCGATATTCCGTTACCTGCAACAAATCCGCACCGAAGGGATTCAGCAGCGCTATTTTGATGAGATCGCGCATGTTCTGGATCTGGATTTCCGCTATCCGTCCATCAGCCGCGATATGGACTACATCGAATGGTTGGTGGATACCATGCTGCGCGTGCCGGTCGAACATACGCTGGATGCGCAGTATGTTGCCGATCGCTACGATCCGAAAGCTATCGCCGCACGACTGGACGAGATGACGCCACAGAACGCGCGCGTCTGGGTCATCAGCCCTAATGAGCCGCATAATAAAGTGGCCTATTTTGTCGATGCACCGTACGAGATGAATAAAATCCCGTCAGCAACATTCGCAAAATGGAAAACGCTGGGGCAGAAAATGTCACTGTCGTTGCCGACGATCAACCCCTACATCCCGGATGATTTCTCCCTGATCAAAGCCGATAAGGCGATGACTAAGCCGACGCTCCTGCTGAATCAGCCAGGACTGCGCGTGCTGTATATGCCAAGCCACTACTTCGCTGATGAGCCGAAAGCGGAAATTACGCTGTTCCTGCGTAATCAGGAAGCGCGCAGTACCGCCCGTAATCAGGTGTTGTTTGCGTTAAATGATTATCTGGCAGGTCTGGCGCTGGATGAACTGAGCTATCAGGCTTCGATCGGCGGCATCAGTTTCTCCACCCGCAGCAATGATGGTCTGGTGATTAGCGCCAATGGCTATACCCAGCATTTGCCACGGTTGCTGCTGACGTTGGCGGATGGTTATGCCTCCTTTATCTCGACGGAAGCACAGCTGGAACAGGCGAAATCCTGGTACATACAGCAGTTGGATGCGGTAGAGAAATCAAAAGCCTTTGAACAGGCGTTGCAGCCCGTTCAGGCGATATCGCAATTGCCTTACTTTGAGCGCGCAGAACGTCGTAACCTGCTGAAGGATATCCGTTTACAGGATGTGGTTAACTACCGCAAAGACCTGCTGCAAAAAGCCACGCCGGAAATGCTGGTCGTCGGCAATCTGGCACCAGAGAAAGTCACCGAGCTGGCGAACACGCTGAAAGCACATCTGAAAGCTGGTGGCGAAAATCTGTCGCGCAGCGATGATGTCAAAGTCAGTAAGCCGCAGTTGGCTAATCTGCAACGCCCAGGCAGCAGCACGGATTCTGCGTTAGCAGCTGTGTATGTACCGACGGGGTATTCTGAAACGGAAAGCATGGCGTATAGCTCGGTGCTGGGGCAGATCGTTCAGCCTTGGTTCTATAGCCAACTGAGAACGGAAGAGCAGCTGGGTTACGCGGTGTTTGCCTTCCCAACGACGGTCGGTCGACAGATGGGCATTGCCTTCCTGCTGCAAAGCAATAGCAAACAGCCTGCTTATCTGTATCAGCGCTATGAAGATTTTTACCTGAAAGCGCAAAAACGACTGCGTGAAATGAGTAAAGAAGAGTTTGAGCAGTATAAGCAGGGCGTGATGAATGAGCTGAGCCAGCGTCCGCAAACCTTAGGCGAAGAGGCCAGCCGACTGCGTCGCGATCTGGATCGGGAAAACTTCGCTTTTGATTCACGTGAGAAACTGCTGGAACAAATCAAACCGCTGACGGTGACGCAGCTGGCAGACTTCTTCCAGAAGGCACTGAAGCCTGAAGGGCTGGCGATTCTGTCGCAGGTTTCCGGCAGTCATCATGGTAAAGCCGACTATGCCGCACCGAAAGGCTGGCATACCTACGCGGATGCGTCTTCATTGCAGAAAACGTTACCGCGTGAGAAAGCGCCTGTGATGATCCCTGCGCCAGTAGCATCAGAAGCTGTCGGTAAGGTTTCAGCAGAATGA
- the recB gene encoding exodeoxyribonuclease V subunit beta, with protein MKNAAPQSLDVMTLPLLGERLIEASAGTGKTYTLAALYLRLLLGLGKQAAYPRPLLVEEILVVTFTEAATEELRERIRARIHALRIACLRRSAQGEEAEKPKDASLAQLLAEISDHRDAADVLLAAERQMDEAAIYTIHGFCQRMLSTNAFESGVLFEQVLIEDEQPLRRQACADFWRRYCYPLPIEVARIVGLEWKGPENLLADLAPYLHGEAPAFRLPPEKDETLLSRHEKIVATIDAYKQRWLLSAAELEALISASGVDKRSYSSKHLPNWLQKVTLWAEQPTLDYQLPKDLVRFTQQTLIEKTKKGEPPAHTLFEETERLLEAPLSLRDLVIVRALSAIRESVSEEKRQRAELGFDDLLSRLDVALQQPSGEQLASAIRERYPVAMIDEFQDTDPQQYRIFRTLYVGQPQCGLLLIGDPKQAIYAFRGADIFTYMHARGEVAAHYTLGTNWRSSHQMVRGVNRLFERLDSPFIFQNIPFLPVKPAESKRGLVFEVAGQPQPALQFWLTGSEPIGVGDYQQQMARQCAAQIRDWLAASQRNEAWLVTDDSRRLVRASDMSVLVRSRREASLIRDALSRLSIPSVYLSNRDSVFSTPEASDMLWLLQAVLAPEQERTLRSAMATALMGLDAEQVDALGQSEAAWDALVDEFADYRALWRQRGVLPMLRALMSQHQLAENLLASAEGERRITDILHIGELLQDASATLDSEHALMRWLSQQIVQPNPQAENQQLRLESDRHLVQIVTIHKSKGLEYPLVWLPFISNFRVQDQGIYHDRESYQAVLDLQNNEESQALAEEERLAEDLRLLYVALTRSIYHCSVGVAPVQRSRKKDGSSDMHQSALGYLLQRGKEAEAATLVSELEGMVGDGVALTPLQATGEQRWQPDRPEQAELRARHIERQLRDGWRVTSYSGLQQHGSASAQDLVPRLDIEAIGERQEADETQLTPHTFPRGASPGTFLHSLFETLDFTQPVEDDWLAEQLQLQGFEAHWQPVLKAWMDTLLHTPLNEQGIALSALDNADKQAELQFYIPIDAPIQAAQLDRLAKHHDPLSAQCPALSFQQVKGMLKGFIDLVFRWEGRYYLLDYKSNWLGPDASAYTQTAMMQSMDEHRYDLQYQLYTLALHRYLRHRIADYDYERHFGGVFYLFLRGVEASHPGNGIFTFRPSAEFVFGLDALFKGKTPDDADTGMPS; from the coding sequence ATGAAAAATGCCGCGCCGCAATCATTAGACGTCATGACGTTGCCGCTCCTTGGGGAGCGGCTGATTGAGGCGTCGGCCGGAACGGGGAAAACTTATACGCTGGCTGCGCTTTACCTGCGCCTGTTGCTCGGGCTGGGCAAGCAAGCCGCGTATCCACGTCCGCTATTGGTCGAAGAAATTCTGGTTGTGACCTTTACGGAGGCCGCGACCGAAGAACTGCGGGAGCGTATTCGTGCCCGAATTCACGCTTTGCGCATCGCCTGCCTGCGTAGAAGTGCGCAGGGCGAAGAGGCGGAGAAGCCTAAGGATGCTTCACTAGCGCAGCTGCTGGCGGAGATTTCAGATCACCGCGATGCGGCCGATGTATTGCTGGCGGCTGAACGCCAAATGGACGAAGCGGCGATCTACACGATCCACGGCTTCTGCCAGCGTATGCTCAGTACCAATGCGTTTGAATCTGGAGTGCTTTTCGAACAGGTGCTGATAGAAGATGAACAACCGCTGCGCCGTCAGGCCTGCGCTGATTTCTGGCGTCGTTATTGCTATCCGTTGCCAATCGAGGTCGCACGCATTGTCGGTCTGGAGTGGAAAGGGCCGGAAAACCTGTTGGCCGATCTGGCGCCTTATCTGCACGGTGAAGCGCCTGCGTTTCGCTTGCCGCCAGAAAAAGATGAAACGCTGCTGAGTCGACATGAGAAGATCGTGGCGACGATCGATGCGTATAAACAACGCTGGCTGCTGTCGGCAGCGGAACTGGAAGCGTTGATTAGTGCTTCTGGCGTCGATAAACGCAGCTACAGCAGTAAGCATCTTCCCAACTGGCTACAGAAAGTCACGCTGTGGGCAGAGCAGCCGACGCTGGATTATCAGCTGCCGAAAGATCTGGTGAGATTTACCCAGCAAACGCTAATCGAGAAAACGAAGAAAGGTGAGCCGCCTGCCCATACCCTCTTTGAGGAGACGGAACGGCTGCTTGAAGCGCCACTGTCGCTGCGCGATTTAGTCATTGTTCGCGCGCTGTCGGCGATCCGGGAGTCGGTGAGTGAGGAAAAACGGCAGCGAGCAGAACTGGGATTTGACGATCTGCTGAGCCGTTTGGATGTTGCGTTGCAGCAGCCGAGTGGTGAACAGCTTGCCAGCGCGATTCGCGAACGCTATCCGGTAGCGATGATCGATGAATTTCAGGATACCGATCCCCAACAGTACCGTATTTTCCGAACGCTGTACGTCGGGCAGCCGCAGTGTGGGCTACTGCTGATCGGTGATCCTAAGCAGGCTATTTATGCGTTTCGCGGTGCGGATATTTTTACCTACATGCACGCGCGCGGAGAAGTCGCCGCGCATTATACGCTGGGTACGAACTGGCGCTCGTCGCACCAGATGGTACGTGGCGTTAACCGTCTGTTTGAACGCCTCGATTCTCCTTTTATTTTTCAAAATATCCCTTTCCTGCCGGTTAAGCCTGCTGAGTCCAAGCGTGGTTTGGTGTTTGAGGTTGCAGGGCAGCCCCAGCCTGCGCTGCAATTCTGGCTAACGGGTTCAGAACCGATTGGCGTAGGAGATTATCAGCAGCAGATGGCGCGTCAGTGTGCGGCGCAGATTCGTGACTGGCTGGCGGCCAGTCAGCGCAATGAAGCCTGGCTGGTCACCGACGATTCCCGCCGTTTGGTCAGGGCATCTGACATGAGCGTACTGGTGCGTAGCCGACGTGAAGCCTCGCTGATTCGTGACGCGCTGAGCCGTTTATCCATTCCTTCGGTGTATCTGTCCAATCGCGACAGTGTATTCAGCACGCCAGAAGCCAGCGATATGTTGTGGCTGTTGCAGGCGGTGCTGGCACCGGAGCAGGAGCGTACGTTACGCAGCGCGATGGCGACGGCCCTGATGGGGCTGGATGCCGAACAGGTTGATGCATTAGGGCAAAGCGAAGCCGCGTGGGATGCGCTGGTGGATGAATTTGCAGATTACCGTGCTCTGTGGCGTCAGCGCGGCGTGCTGCCGATGCTGCGTGCGCTGATGAGTCAACATCAACTGGCAGAGAACCTGCTGGCGAGTGCGGAGGGCGAACGCCGCATTACCGATATTCTGCATATCGGTGAGTTATTGCAGGATGCCTCGGCAACGCTTGATAGCGAACATGCGCTGATGCGCTGGCTATCCCAGCAGATCGTTCAACCTAATCCGCAGGCAGAGAACCAGCAGCTACGTCTGGAAAGCGATCGTCATTTGGTGCAGATTGTGACGATCCACAAATCGAAAGGGCTCGAATACCCGCTGGTATGGCTGCCTTTCATTAGTAACTTCCGCGTGCAGGATCAGGGAATTTACCACGATCGCGAAAGCTATCAGGCCGTGTTGGATCTGCAAAATAACGAAGAAAGCCAGGCGCTGGCGGAAGAAGAGCGGCTGGCGGAAGATTTACGTTTGCTATATGTCGCGCTAACCCGTTCTATCTATCACTGTAGCGTGGGTGTCGCCCCTGTTCAGCGGTCGCGTAAGAAAGATGGTAGCAGCGATATGCACCAGAGCGCGCTTGGCTATTTACTCCAGCGCGGTAAAGAAGCTGAGGCTGCCACGTTAGTCAGCGAGCTGGAAGGCATGGTTGGCGACGGTGTCGCATTGACACCGCTACAGGCGACGGGAGAACAGCGCTGGCAGCCGGATAGACCAGAACAGGCAGAGCTGCGGGCTCGCCACATCGAACGCCAGCTGCGCGACGGCTGGCGAGTAACCAGCTATTCGGGGCTTCAGCAACATGGTTCTGCCAGTGCGCAGGATCTGGTGCCGCGTCTGGATATTGAAGCGATAGGCGAGCGTCAGGAAGCGGACGAAACCCAACTAACACCGCATACGTTCCCGCGCGGCGCGAGTCCGGGCACGTTTTTGCATAGCCTGTTTGAAACGCTGGATTTCACCCAGCCCGTTGAGGATGACTGGCTGGCCGAGCAGTTGCAGCTACAGGGATTTGAAGCGCACTGGCAACCCGTGTTAAAGGCGTGGATGGATACGCTGTTGCATACACCGCTTAATGAGCAAGGGATCGCGCTATCGGCGCTGGATAACGCCGATAAGCAGGCTGAATTACAGTTCTATATACCGATTGACGCGCCAATACAGGCGGCGCAGCTCGATCGGCTGGCAAAGCATCACGATCCGCTATCAGCGCAGTGTCCGGCTCTCTCTTTCCAGCAGGTGAAAGGCATGCTGAAAGGGTTTATCGATCTGGTGTTCCGCTGGGAAGGGCGTTATTACCTGCTGGACTATAAGTCCAATTGGCTCGGCCCTGATGCCAGTGCGTACACCCAAACGGCCATGATGCAGTCGATGGACGAACACCGCTATGACTTGCAATACCAGCTCTACACGCTGGCTTTGCACCGCTATCTACGTCATCGCATTGCGGATTATGACTATGAACGCCATTTTGGCGGGGTGTTTTATCTGTTTTTACGCGGCGTTGAAGCGTCTCACCCTGGCAATGGCATCTTTACTTTTCGCCCCTCTGCTGAATTTGTTTTCGGGCTTGATGCGCTCTTTAAGGGAAAGACGCCTGATGATGCTGATACAGGAATGCCCTCATGA